In the Lebetimonas natsushimae genome, one interval contains:
- a CDS encoding response regulator transcription factor: MIKIAIIEDEEDLLDLLEFNLINAGFDAVGFLNTKKVKDFIIEENPDLLIVDRNLPGIEGSEFVKELKNEGFNIPVIFLTAKVGEEDILDGFEKGADDYIKKPFSIKELIARIKAVLKRYNKKINFLTYKNYKLDLLNKNLLIGNDTIDLTKSEFNLLNIFFENPKRIITKEEIADILEISEKSVNVAINRLNHKINLIDAKRGIGYTLK; the protein is encoded by the coding sequence TTGATAAAAATTGCAATAATTGAAGATGAAGAGGATTTACTAGATTTACTTGAATTCAATTTAATAAATGCAGGATTTGATGCGGTCGGATTTTTAAATACCAAAAAAGTTAAGGATTTTATAATAGAGGAAAATCCCGACCTGTTAATAGTAGATAGAAACCTGCCTGGTATTGAAGGCAGCGAATTTGTAAAAGAACTTAAAAATGAGGGGTTTAACATCCCTGTTATTTTTTTGACCGCAAAAGTAGGTGAAGAAGATATTTTAGACGGGTTTGAAAAAGGAGCGGATGATTATATTAAAAAACCTTTTTCAATAAAAGAACTGATTGCAAGAATAAAAGCGGTTTTAAAAAGATATAATAAAAAAATCAATTTTTTAACATATAAAAATTATAAACTTGATTTACTTAATAAAAATCTTTTAATAGGTAACGATACAATAGATTTGACAAAATCTGAATTTAATCTTTTAAATATCTTTTTTGAAAATCCGAAAAGAATAATTACAAAAGAAGAAATAGCTGATATTTTAGAAATCAGTGAAAAAAGCGTAAATGTTGCAATAAACAGGCTCAATCATAAAATCAATTTAATAGATGCCAAAAGAGGAATTGGTTATACATTAAAATAA
- a CDS encoding PhoU domain-containing protein, with protein sequence MLSRFEKEINKIEKDFEKSVEILANTLKNRKIDDDFFLIDLKELDEEVIKFIALLHPQGEYLREAIAILKITPFLNKIKRSIKYFIKKYNFKNEKIDALYQVALTSLETLKLAIKGDTIEDAYSTIISQEKIADEIYKELFTELKTKENIEEIFQIINVAKRLERITDSVKTITKYLLFAKEGMEF encoded by the coding sequence ATGCTTTCAAGATTTGAAAAAGAAATAAATAAAATAGAAAAAGACTTTGAAAAAAGCGTTGAAATTTTAGCGAATACCCTTAAAAACAGAAAAATAGATGATGACTTTTTCTTAATCGACCTAAAAGAATTGGATGAAGAAGTTATCAAGTTTATTGCCCTTTTGCATCCTCAGGGAGAATATTTAAGAGAAGCGATTGCAATACTGAAAATCACCCCTTTTTTAAATAAAATAAAACGCTCAATCAAATATTTTATTAAAAAATATAATTTTAAAAACGAAAAAATTGACGCACTTTATCAAGTAGCCCTTACTTCCCTTGAAACACTCAAACTTGCAATAAAAGGCGATACAATCGAAGATGCATATTCAACAATCATATCTCAGGAAAAAATAGCTGATGAAATTTATAAAGAACTGTTTACGGAACTTAAGACTAAAGAAAATATTGAAGAAATATTTCAAATTATAAATGTGGCAAAAAGACTTGAGAGGATTACAGACAGTGTAAAAACAATTACAAAATATCTTTTGTTTGCAAAAGAAGGAATGGAATTTTGA
- the pstS gene encoding phosphate ABC transporter substrate-binding protein PstS — MLKKLAFGALISVSTFAWTINGTGSSFQYPVNKTWIKGFYSETGNRVNYTATGSGTGIKEIIARHVDFGGTDKPLSPKELRKNHLAQFPIIIGGITLAYNIPGVHKLKLSEVAIEGIALGTIQYWDNPVIVKYNPNEKLPHKKIIFVHRSDKSGTTFNFTYYLAKMSTVWRHHYGVKKALNWPTDAQGRGVAGKGNAGVSAAIKTNAYSIGYVDYADAVTNGLNLAVVQGRDGAFYEPNPANFAKGAAYGGFSAKNDFFKLIAYPKKGYPILAPSFDLVHTDDRNAKKVTAFFNYAFDHDEMASKLGYIPLPSNVKAMVRKYWEEKGISPEK, encoded by the coding sequence ATGTTAAAAAAATTAGCTTTTGGAGCATTAATTAGCGTAAGTACATTTGCATGGACAATTAACGGGACAGGTTCATCTTTTCAATATCCGGTAAATAAAACATGGATAAAAGGATTTTACTCTGAAACCGGAAACAGGGTAAATTATACTGCAACAGGTAGCGGTACAGGTATTAAAGAAATTATCGCAAGACACGTTGACTTTGGCGGGACTGACAAACCTCTTTCACCAAAAGAACTTAGAAAAAATCATTTGGCTCAGTTTCCTATAATTATTGGGGGAATTACATTGGCATACAATATTCCGGGGGTTCACAAGTTAAAACTTAGTGAAGTTGCAATTGAAGGTATTGCACTTGGAACTATTCAGTATTGGGATAACCCTGTAATAGTAAAATATAATCCAAATGAAAAACTGCCTCATAAAAAAATTATTTTTGTTCATAGAAGCGATAAATCAGGAACTACTTTTAACTTTACATATTATTTAGCTAAAATGAGTACAGTTTGGAGACATCATTATGGAGTTAAAAAAGCTCTAAACTGGCCAACAGACGCCCAAGGCAGAGGTGTGGCTGGTAAAGGAAATGCAGGTGTTAGTGCCGCAATTAAAACAAACGCTTATTCAATCGGATATGTGGATTACGCCGATGCTGTTACAAACGGGTTAAATTTGGCTGTTGTTCAGGGAAGAGACGGGGCTTTTTATGAACCAAACCCTGCAAATTTTGCTAAAGGTGCGGCATATGGCGGATTTTCAGCTAAAAATGATTTCTTTAAATTAATTGCATATCCTAAAAAAGGTTATCCAATTCTAGCACCGTCATTTGATTTGGTACATACTGATGATAGAAATGCTAAGAAAGTTACAGCATTCTTCAATTATGCTTTTGACCATGATGAAATGGCAAGCAAACTAGGATATATCCCTCTTCCAAGCAATGTAAAAGCAATGGTTAGAAAATACTGGGAAGAAAAAGGAATTTCTCCTGAAAAATAA
- the pstC gene encoding phosphate ABC transporter permease subunit PstC: MEFVFKKLTSISATFILIILSAIFIVLFIYSKPAIKEYGLKFLIDPRWGVTIKIPKSNPSNLSISDKKTAVSGNLSQEKLGTKSDNEDDNSLLNDDSDNDNNLLNDDSDNSNNDSSLNNDSDNDDNLLNSDSDDDSDLMGNDNEANSNYVTKEIYGGLIPIVGTILSTIIALLFAVPIAMGIAIFLSEIAPPFLSKPVGIAIELLAAIPSIIYGMWGLFYFGPFVSKIVGGPSVNLLVAGLVLGVMIIPFMASLTRDSMNTTPNVLKESAYALGATKFEVIKDVIFPYAKSGIIGSIILALGRALGETMAVAFVIGGVFKLPKHLTDPTVSIPVVLANNFAESSGMSMAALFYLALVLFVISFIVIVTAKFYFLRNKK, encoded by the coding sequence ATGGAATTTGTTTTTAAAAAATTAACTTCTATAAGCGCTACTTTTATTTTAATAATACTTTCCGCTATTTTTATAGTTTTGTTTATTTATTCAAAACCTGCGATAAAAGAATATGGTCTGAAGTTTTTAATTGATCCAAGATGGGGTGTAACAATTAAAATACCTAAAAGCAATCCGAGTAATTTATCTATATCTGATAAAAAAACTGCCGTTTCTGGTAATTTATCACAAGAAAAATTAGGTACTAAAAGTGATAATGAAGATGATAATAGTTTATTAAATGATGATAGCGATAATGATAATAATTTATTGAATGACGACAGTGATAATAGTAATAATGATTCTTCTTTGAATAATGACAGTGATAATGATGATAATTTATTGAATAGCGATAGCGATGATGATAGTGATTTAATGGGAAATGATAATGAAGCAAATTCGAATTATGTTACTAAAGAAATATACGGCGGTCTTATTCCCATTGTCGGTACAATTCTTTCAACAATAATAGCTTTGCTTTTTGCCGTTCCCATTGCAATGGGAATTGCCATATTTTTAAGTGAAATAGCACCACCGTTTTTATCTAAACCTGTCGGTATTGCAATAGAGCTTCTTGCTGCAATTCCAAGTATAATTTACGGTATGTGGGGGCTTTTTTATTTTGGGCCTTTTGTTTCTAAAATTGTAGGAGGACCTAGTGTCAATCTTCTTGTTGCCGGGCTTGTGCTTGGTGTTATGATAATTCCATTTATGGCCTCTTTAACCAGGGACAGTATGAATACAACCCCAAATGTACTGAAAGAATCGGCTTATGCTTTGGGTGCTACCAAATTTGAAGTAATTAAAGATGTGATTTTCCCTTATGCAAAAAGCGGGATTATAGGTAGTATTATCTTGGCTTTGGGACGGGCACTCGGGGAGACAATGGCGGTTGCATTTGTAATCGGCGGAGTATTTAAACTTCCAAAACATTTAACAGACCCGACCGTTTCAATTCCTGTCGTTCTTGCAAATAATTTTGCAGAAAGCAGTGGAATGAGTATGGCGGCACTGTTTTATTTGGCACTTGTTTTATTTGTAATATCTTTTATTGTAATTGTGACTGCCAAATTTTATTTTTTAAGGAATAAGAAATGA
- the pstA gene encoding phosphate ABC transporter permease PstA, with amino-acid sequence MRLLINKIILTLSTLAAILGLVFLFWILITLTIKGVKALDLYILTHDLVDNGLRNLFIGQFIMAFIAVIIGVPIGMVAGIYLQEYSFGNKYAQFIRNLSDVMMSAPSIVIGVFVYAVMVNPIGHMNGWAGAVALAILMLPIIVRTTDDMLGLVPKELREAGVAIGAPKYKVIFDIVIKAAKTGIMTGLLLAFARIAGETAPLLFTSGNSAYFTLNLNNEFPSLTVAIYDLATMPDKHLVDIAWAGAFLLTIIILLINLLGRYVIRERKK; translated from the coding sequence ATGAGGCTTTTAATAAATAAAATAATTTTAACCCTTTCAACTTTAGCAGCCATATTGGGTCTTGTTTTTTTATTTTGGATACTTATTACATTGACCATAAAAGGTGTTAAAGCTTTGGATTTATATATTTTAACTCACGATTTGGTTGATAACGGGCTTAGAAACTTGTTTATCGGGCAGTTTATTATGGCATTTATTGCCGTTATTATAGGAGTTCCTATTGGAATGGTTGCCGGAATTTATCTGCAGGAATACTCTTTTGGAAATAAATATGCCCAGTTTATCAGAAATTTAAGCGACGTTATGATGAGTGCCCCGTCAATTGTAATAGGTGTATTTGTATATGCCGTTATGGTAAATCCCATCGGTCATATGAACGGATGGGCTGGGGCTGTTGCTCTTGCTATTTTGATGCTGCCTATTATTGTAAGAACGACTGACGATATGTTGGGGCTTGTACCAAAAGAGCTCAGAGAAGCCGGAGTTGCAATAGGCGCTCCTAAATATAAAGTAATTTTTGATATAGTTATAAAAGCTGCAAAAACCGGTATTATGACGGGGCTTTTACTTGCTTTTGCAAGAATAGCAGGAGAGACTGCACCTCTACTTTTTACCAGTGGAAACAGTGCGTACTTTACGCTTAATTTAAATAACGAATTTCCAAGTTTAACTGTTGCAATTTACGATTTGGCCACAATGCCTGATAAACATTTGGTTGATATTGCATGGGCTGGAGCGTTTTTGCTTACAATTATTATTTTATTAATAAATTTACTTGGAAGATATGTAATTAGAGAAAGGAAAAAATAA
- the pstB gene encoding phosphate ABC transporter ATP-binding protein PstB, whose protein sequence is MQKVMDIKNFSFTYAGAEKPSLKNINMSIYEKKVTALIGPSGCGKSTLLRSLNRIHDLYPGNKYEGEILLKNPENSEMENILEFKKENELINLRQRVGMIFQKPTPFPMSIYDNIAYGLRLMGKKQNLDEKVEEALRGAALWDEVKDRLKDDARGLSGGQQQRLCIARAIAVEPEVLLMDEPTSALDPISTVAIEELVTKLKDKVTIVIVTHNMQQASRVSDYTAYMYLGELIEFGTTEQIFLSPKKKHTADYIAGKFG, encoded by the coding sequence ATGCAGAAAGTTATGGATATAAAAAATTTTTCTTTTACTTATGCAGGGGCTGAAAAACCGAGTCTAAAGAATATAAATATGTCTATTTATGAAAAAAAAGTGACTGCTTTAATTGGACCAAGCGGTTGTGGTAAATCAACTCTTCTTAGAAGTCTTAATAGAATTCACGATTTATATCCGGGGAATAAATATGAAGGTGAAATTTTACTCAAAAATCCCGAAAACAGTGAAATGGAAAATATTTTGGAATTTAAAAAAGAAAATGAATTAATTAATCTTCGCCAGAGAGTTGGAATGATTTTTCAAAAACCGACCCCTTTCCCTATGAGTATTTATGACAATATTGCTTACGGGCTTAGACTTATGGGAAAAAAACAAAATCTTGATGAAAAAGTAGAAGAAGCACTGCGTGGTGCAGCACTCTGGGATGAGGTAAAAGACAGACTAAAAGACGATGCAAGGGGTCTTAGCGGAGGTCAGCAGCAAAGACTTTGTATTGCAAGGGCAATTGCTGTTGAACCGGAAGTACTTTTGATGGATGAGCCTACAAGTGCGCTTGACCCAATCTCTACTGTTGCTATTGAAGAGCTTGTTACAAAACTAAAAGATAAAGTAACAATTGTAATAGTAACTCACAATATGCAGCAGGCAAGCCGTGTTAGTGATTATACTGCTTATATGTATTTAGGGGAACTTATTGAATTTGGAACAACTGAGCAGATTTTCCTTTCTCCTAAGAAAAAACATACAGCAGATTATATTGCCGGTAAATTTGGATAA